ATTTTATTAAATAATAACCTGGAATTCGTTTCTTCTACTTATCCCTCTGAAAAAAGAGGGCCAAACTGCCAGGCTTAACCCTGACGTTGTTTATGTCGACCATCTTTGCAAATCACACGTACAACACCTTTACGACGAACAATTTTGCAATTCCGGCACATTTTTTTTACTGATGCACGCACTTTCATTTCAACACCTATTTTAAATTCTAAGCCTTTAAATTGGACTTCTTCATCAAACCTTCATATTGATGAGACATAAGATGCGCCTGCACCTGAGCCATAAAATCCATCACCACTACAACAATAATCAACAACGATGTACCACCAAAATAAAACGGTACATTCCAGTACAAAATCAAGAACTCCGGCATCAAACAGACCGAGGTAATATAAATCGCACCGGCCAATGTCAAACGTGTCATAACCGAATCAATATAACGTGCTGTTTGATCACCTGGACGAATCCCGGGAATAAAAGCACCCGATTTTTTCAGGTTATCTGCCGTTTCTCTGGCATTGAATACCAACGCCGTATAAAAGAAGCAGAAAAATATAATTGCCAGGGCATACATCAACACATATAAAGGCTGACCGGGGGATAGAGCCGAGGCAATATCCTTCATCCACTCCATACCCTGCGCTTCACCAAACCAGCCACCGAGCGTTGCCGGAAACAGGATAATGCTAGAGGCAAAAATAGGTGGAATCACACCTGCCATATTCAGCTTCAACGGTAAATGCGTACTCTGTGCCGCATAGACCCGACGCCCCTGCTGCCGCTTCGCATAATTCACTGTAATCCGGCGTTGCCCACGTTCGACAAAAACAACAAAACCGGTTACCGCTATAGCCAAAGCAAACAAAAACAGAATCGCTATTGCATTCAGTTCACCGGTACGCGCCAATTCCAGCGTGCCACCTATTGCTGTCGGTAAACCAGCAACAATACCCGCAAAGATAATCATGGAGATACCGTTACCCAAGCCACGTTCAGTGATCTGTTCACCCAACCACATCAAAAACATGGTTCCAGTAACCAGGGTAACAATCGCCGTTAATACGAAAGTAGAGCCTGGGTTAATCACCAGCTGATTACCACCCATCTGCTGACTCTGTAAACCAATAGCAATACCACTGGCTTGCATGGTCGCCAATACAACCGTTCCATAACGGGTATATTGAGTAATTTTACGTCGTCCTGCCTCACCCTGTTTCTTGATCTGCTCCAGAGCCGGCACCGTGACTGTCATCAACTGCATAATAATCGATGCCGAAATATACGGCATGATACCCAATGCAAAGATAGACAATCGTTCCAGCGCACCACCAGAGAACATGTTAAACATGTCCAGGATGGTACCCTTTTGCTGTTCAAATAACTGCGCCAGCACCATGGGATCAACACCAGGAACCGGAACAAATGTACCCGCTCTAAAGACAAAGATTGCCGCTAAAACAAAGAACAAACGCTGGCGTAATTCGGTTAATTTTCCAACATCACCAACCGCACCCGCGATACTATTTCCTTGCTTGGCCACCGTTGATTAATCCTCGACCTTGCCGCCAGCCGCTTCAATGGCTGCGCGTGCACCTTTAGTTACTCTAATACCCTTCACCGTAACGGCTTTGTCAATACTACCCGACAATATAATCTTTACACGCTCGATATTACCCGAGACCAGGCCCGCTGACTGAATAGCCGGAAAATCAATAACATCCGCATCAACCTTGGCCAATTCACCTAAACGAATCTCATCCGTCTTGCGACCGACCATGGTACTAAAGCCAACCTTTGGCAGTCGACGCTGCAAAGGCATCTGCCCGCCTTCAAAACCTACCTTGGTAAAACCACCCGAACGAGACTTCTGCCCCTTGTGTCCACGACCACCGGTCTTGCCCAGGCCTGAACCAATACCACGACCACGTCGCTTAGCATCTTTTTTACTGCCGTCTGCCGGCTTTAAAGTATTCAGGCGCATCTTAAACTTCCTCACATGTAACCATGTACGACACTTTATTAATCATGCCGCGATTTTCTGGTGTATCAATCACTTCTACACTATGACGAACCCGACGCAAACCCAGACCAATGACACAGGCCTTATGAGTTCTCAAACGACCAATCGTACTTTTCGTCAGTGTTACCTTTAATTTCTTTGCTTCAGCCATGACCTACCCCAGAATATCCTTTACCGACTTACCACGTTTTGCCGCAACATCCTCTGGCGAATACATGCTCTCCAGACCTTGCATTGTTGCACGCACAACGTTAATTGGATTATTGGAACCAATACATTTGGCCAATACATCATGCACACCAACCACTTCAAAAACAGCTCGCATGGCACCACCTGCAATAATACCGGTACCTTCAGAGGCAGGCTTCATGAATATTTTAGCAGCACCATGACGACCCTTATGCGCATAATGCAAGGTGCCACCATTCAGGCTAATGTTTTTCATATTCTTGCGGGCATCTTCCATTGCTTTTTGAATAGCAATAGGAACCTCGCGCGCCTTACCGCGACCAAAACCAATCTTACCATTACCATCACCAACAACCGTTAGTGCAGTAAAGCCGAATTGACGACCACCTTTTACTACCTTGGCAACGCGATTAACCGCAACCAGTTTTTCTAAAAGGCCATCACCTTTTGCCTGTGCATCAGCAGCTGACATGATTTAATCCTTATATTTCCAGACCGTTTTCACGCGCAGCATCCGCCAACGCCTGTATACGACCATGATATCTAAAACCTGAACGATCAAAAGCAACCTTTTCTATACCTGCTGCCTTTGCCTTCTCGGCAATTAATTTACCCACTGCAGTCGCAGCTTCGATGTTGCCTGTGTTTTTCAGGCTAGTCTTTAATTCAGTACCAACCGTAGAGGCACTTGCCAACACTTTACCGCCTGTTGGATCGATAACCTGAGCATAAATATGACGCGGCGTACGGTGTATACACAAACGATGGGCACCTAACTCACGGATCTTAGCTCTAGCCCTGCGCGAACGACGCATACGTGCTGCTTTCTTATCCATATTACTAAACCTTACCAAACATTATGTAAAAGGTATTCCCCTTTACGATTAAATCAAACAACCAACTATTTCTTCTTGGCTTCCTTACGAACAATATGCTCACCGGCATACCTCACACCCTTGCCCTTATAAGGCTCTGGTGGACGATAGGCACGAATTTCTGCAGCAACCTGGCCAACCTTCTGCTTATCAACACCTCTGACAATCACTTCTGTCTGGCTCGGTGTTTCAACGGAAATACCGTCACGCACAACATAATCAACCGGATGAGAGAAACCCAATGAAAGGCTTAGCTTGCTACCCTGTACCTGCGCACGATAACCCACACCAACCAATTCCAGCTTCTTCTCATAGCCCTGGCTTACACCAATGACCATATTATTAATCAATGAACGCGTTGTACCCGCCAAAGCCATTGCTGATCTTGAATCATTGTTTGGCTTAAAGGTCAGCACCTCACCATCACGATTTATCTCAACGGCTTCATGAATCTCATGATGCAAGTTACCCTTCGGTCCTTTTACATCCACCTTCTGTCCATCAATACTGACATCAATACCTGATGGCACCTGAATGGGACTCTTTGCTACTCTAGACATATCTAAATCCTGAATTAACTAACAGTGCAAAGAATTTCGCCACCCTGACCAGCGGCACGTGCTGCACGATCAGTCATAACGCCCCTGGAGGTAGAAACGATAGCGATACCTAAACCACTCTGTACCTGCGGGATAGCATCTTTGCCTTTATAAATACGCAAACCAGGGCGACTAACACGATCAATCGTAGCAATCACTGGCTTACCTTCAAAATACTTTAATGTTACAGTCATCACAGGTTTGCCATCAAGATCCTGATTAGCATAATCTATAATATAACCTTCATCCTTCAACACCGCAGCAATAGACTGCTTCTTTGTGGATGCCGGCATGGAAACGTCTACTTTTCCTGCGGACTGGCCATTTCTGATGCGGGTTAACATATCCGCAATTGGGTCGCTCATACTCATAATTCGATACCAATATGTATACTGTTAATAATTACCAGCTAGCCTTAACCAAACCGGGTACATCACCACGCATTGCCGCTTCACGCAGTTTGTTTCGACACAAACCAAACTTGCGATATACGCCATGTGGGCGACCGGTTATCTGACAACGTCTCCGTTGACGAACCGGACTTGCATCACGAGGAAGCTTTTGTAACTTACCCTGTGCTGCCATAATCTCTTCATAACTTGATTCATGATTTTTGATAATCGCCTTTAATGCCGTTCTTTTGTCTGCATATTTAGCAACTGTCTTTGTGCGCTTTAACTCACGCTGAACCATTGATACCTTAGCCATATCCTGTACTCCTTAACTTCTGAACGGGAAACTAAAAGCACTTAACAGGGCTTTGGCTTCTTCATCGGTTGGTGCTGATGTTGTAATCGTCACATTCAAACCACGCAAGGTATCAATCTTGTCGTAATCAATCTCAGGGAATATGATCTGTTCACGCACACCCATACTATAGTTTCCACGACCATCAAAGGCCTTCGGACTCATGCCACGGAAATCACGAATACGAGGGATCGCAATACTGACCAAGCGATCAAGGAACTCATACATACGCTTACTACGCAGTGTCACCTTACAACCAATTGGCCAACCTTCACGTACCTTGAATCCAGCAACCGATTTGCGAGCCAAAGCCACAACAGGCTTTTGACCAGCGATCTTTTCCATATCGGAAACCGCATGCTCGATGATCTTTTTATCACCAATTGCTTCACCAACACCCATATTCAGTGTGATCTTGGTAATCTGGGGCACCTGCATCACATTCTTGTAAGCAAACTGTTCTTGCAGTTGCTTAACGACTGTGTCGCGGTAATAATCCTGTAATCTTGCCATCAACCTTTACCTATGCTACTTACGCGTCTACCACTTCACCAGTGGATTTAAAATAACGAACCTTACGACCATCCTCAAGAGTGCGAATTCCTACACGCTCTCCCTTATCGGACTGCGGATTATACAGCATCACGTTGGAAAGCTGAAGTGCAGCTTCCTGCTCCATGATTCCACCCGCAATACCCTTTGCAGGATTAGGCTTAACATGACGCTTGATAATGTTTACATTCTCAACAATCACACGACCTTGATCCGTGATTATACGGGTAATCGTTCCACGCTTACCTTTGTCTTTTCCTGCGATGACAATAACCTCATCACCTGTTTTCATCTTGCGCATAATAAAACGTCCTTACTATAAAACTTCTGGAGCGAGTGAAATAATCTTCATAAAACGCTCACTACGGAGTTCACGAGTGACCGGCCCAAATATACGCGTTCCGATTGGCTGAAGCTGGGCATTCAAGAGCACCGCTGCATTTGAATCAAAACGAATGATAGAACCATCAGGTCTACGTACACCCTTAGCGGTACGAACAACCACTGCGTTATAAACCTCGCCTTTCTTAACCTTGCCACGAGGTATCGCTTCTTTCACACTAACTTTAATGATGTCACCAATAGCAGCATAACGACGATGTGAACCACCCAGCACCTTGATGCACTGCATCCGGCGCGCGCCGCTATTGTCAGCCGCCTGTAACATGGTTTGCATTTGTATCATGATTGCACCCGTTCATTAACCTTAACCAGCGTCCAGGACTTCAGCTTTGAAAGCGGACGACACTGTTCCACTGTCACCAAATCACCTGCCTGACACTCATTATTCTCATCATGCACATGCAGTTTTGTTGAACGACGCATATATTTACCATATAACGCATGTTTCACCTTGCGTTCGATCAAAACGGTAATCGTCTTGTTCATCTTGTCACTAACAACGCGACCTGTAAGGGTGCGGATAGTCTTGTCTGCTTCACTCATGCCTTGTCACCTGATGCTGTTTTCTCATTCACAAGAGTCTTTACCATGGCTATATTACGACGCACATCCTTTAACAAATGTGTCTGCGTCAATTGTCCAGTCGCCTTTTGCATACGCAAATTAAAATGCTCGCGCATCAGACCCTCTAGTTCAGACGTTAATTCATCGCCTGATTTGCTTCGTAATTCACTCGCCTTCATCACATCACCGTCCGACTAACGAAGGTTGTTTTCATTGGTAATTTTGCAGAGGCAAGCTTAAATGCATGCCTGGCAATCTCTTCTGAAACACCTTCAATCTCATAAAGAACCCGACCAGGCTGAATTTTGCATACCCAGTATTCAACATTACCCTTACCTTTACCCATACGAACCTCGATAGGTTTTTTGGTAATCGGCACATCAGGGAACACACGAATCCAGAGCTTACCTGTTCGTTTCACATGTCTGGTGATTGCACGACGAGCCGCCTCAATCTGTCTCGCCGTAAGCTGACCACGAGCAATTGCCTTCAGGCCAAACTCACCAAAACTCACCTTACTACCTGCCAGCGCAAGACCACGATTGCGACCTTTATGCTGCTTTCTAAACTTTGTTCTTTTCGGCTGTAGCATCTCTTGTACTCCTTAGCTTGCCGCAGTCGCTGCATCAGCCTTTTCGAAAACTTCACCACGGAAGATCCAGACCTTTACACCAATAATGCCATAAGTGGTACTTGCCTCAGCAAATCCATAATCAATATCTGCACGCAGGGTATGAAGCGGCACACGACCTTCTCTATACCATTCTGTACGCGCAATCTCAGCGCCATTCAAACGGCCTGCGACATTAATACGAATACCCTCAGCACCCAAACGCATACTATTTGTTACTGCACGTTTCATTGCACGGCGGAACATAATACGACGTTCCAGCTGTTGTGCAACACTCTCGGCAACCAGTTGCGCTTCTAGTTCAGGCTTGCGAATCTCTTCCACACGAATATGAGTATTAACACCCATCATGGTAGAAACTTCCATGCGCAGCTTTTCAATATCCTCGCCCTTCTTGCCAATCACAATACCAGGACGGGCCGTATGAACAACGATCTCAGCTGAATTCGCCAGTCGCTCAATCTGAATACGCGATACAGATGCATGAGCTAATTTCTGCTTAACAAAATCACGGACCTTAAGATCCCTGATTAGATAATCAGCATAATCCTTGGAATCGGCATACCACTTGGATGTCCAGTCTTTTACGATTCCCAGGCGTATTCCGGTTGGATGTACTTTCTGACCCATACTGTCTCTCTCGTTTTTATCCGTTCTACGTTAAAACTATTCGTTAATCACCAACGGTGATCAAAATATGGCTGGTTCTTTTCAAGATCCGATTGCCACGACCCTTTGCACGTGCACGCCAACGCTTCTGTGTTGGACCTTCATCCACACAAATTGCTGACACCTTCAGTTCATCAATATCTGCACCTTCGTTATGCTCGGCATTGGCGATAGCAGACTCAAGAACCTTCTTAACTAAAAAAGCAGCCTTTTTAGGGCTAAAAACCAATATTTCCAATGCACGTTCAACCGGCAAACCACGAACTTGATCCGCTACCAGACGACATTTTTGTGCAGAAATATGCGCATGTCTCATTTTTGCATTAACTTGCATTTCCCGTCCCCTTTACTTCGATTTACGGTCGCCGGAATGGCCACGGAATGTACGGGTTATTGCAAACTCACCCAGTTTATGACCGACCATATTCTCGTTAACCATAACAGGAACATGCTGTCTGCCATTATGAACCGCAATCGTTAAACCAACCATCTGTGGTAAAACCATTGAACGACGAGACCAGGTTTTAATCGGGCGCTTGTTATTGCTGGCTACGGCTTCATCTACCTTTTTCAGTAAATGCGTATCAACAAATGGTCCTTTTCTAATTGAGCGTGGCACTTATCGTTACCTCTATAAATCTAATGAATTCTATTTACGACCGCGACGACGAATAATCATCGAATCGGTACGCTTGTTCTTACGAGTCTTATGACCCTTGGTAGGCATGCCCCATGGGGATACCGGATGACGACCACCGGAGGTACGACCTTCACCACCACCATGCGGGTGATCAACCGGATTCATAGCAACACCACGAACGGTTGGTCGAACACCTCTCCAGCGTGAGGCACCAGCCTTACCCAAAGAACGCAAGCTATGTTCGGAGTTACCGACTTCACCAATCGTTGCACGACATTCGTGACGTATCTTACGCATCTCACCTGAGCGCAAACGCAAGGTGGCATAATCACCTTCACGCGCTACCAACTGCGCACTATTACCCGCACTACGCGCAATCTGTGCACCCTTGCCCAGTTTCATCTCTACACAGTGAACCAGACTACCCATCGGGATGTTGATCAGCGGCATGGCATTACCCGGCTTGATCTCTGCATCTGCACCCGACTGGATACTATCACCCGCCTTAACACCCTTGGCGGCAATAATATAGCGGCGCTCACCATCGGCATACAACACTAATGCCAGATGAGAACTGCGGTTCGGATCATATTCAATACGTTCAACTGTGCCCGGGATTCCATCCTTATCACGCTTGAAATCTACTACGCGATAACGCTGTTTATGCCCACCACCACGATGACGCGTTGTGATCCGACCTTGGTTATTTCGTCCACCAGTCTTGGTCTTCTTGCTCAACAATGGAGCATAAGGTTCGCCCTTATGAAGATCAGGTGTTACCACCTTTACTACAAAACGGCGACCTGGTGAAGTCGGTTTGGTCTTTACAATAGCCATTACTAAAACCTTTTAATCTCGCTGCGCAGACAATGTCTTACGCGGCTCCCATAAAATCAATATCCTGACCTTCTGCAAGTGTCACATAGGCCTTCTTCCAATCCGAACGGCGACCAAAGCGCTGTCCACTACGTTTTACCTTACCCTTGACACGAGCAACCTGAACACCGGTTACTTTGACATCAAACAGAGATTCAACTGCATCACAAATCTCTGGTTTTGTTGCATTCAACAAGACCTTGAAGGCAAATTGGTTATCTTCGGCAAGACGCGCACTCTTCTCAGAGACAATCGGTCCTAACAAAACTTTTAATAAGCGCTCTTGACTACTCACGCGAGTTTCTCCTCAAATGCACGCAATGCTTCAACGGTTAACAGCACCTTATCGAAACCAATCAATGCAACCGGATTAATTCCATCCACATCACTAATACCGACGTGATACAGATTCTGTGCAGCTAAAAACAGATTCTCATCTGCATTTTCACTAATAATAAGTACATCTTCGATATCCATATCACGCAACTTTGAAACCAACTCCTTGGTCTTGGGTGCCGACACAATAAAATCATCAACAATAATCAAACGATCGGTACGCAATAACTCGGATAAAATAGCCTGCATTGCACCACGATACATCTTTCTATTAACCTTCTGCGAGTGATCCTGAGGCCTTGCCGCAAAGGTCACACCACCGCCTCTCCATATCGGGCTGCGTATTGTACCAGATCTTGCGCGTCCTGTACCTTTTTGTCTCCACGGTTTTGCACCACCACCACGAACATCGGATCTCGTCTTCTGTGCACGGGTACCACTACGTGCGCCAGCAAGGTATGCCGTCACGACTTGATGCACCAATGCCTCGCTATATTCGCGATCAAAATTCTTATCAGAAACTTCTACGCTGGAACCACCTTGAACCTGAATTTCCATCGTTTAAGCCTCCTTCGACATCTTAACAGCAGGCTTGACAATCACATCACCGCCTTTTGAACCTGGAACCGAACCCTTAACCAGGATCAGATTACGCTCAGTATCAACACGCACAACCTCAAGATTCTGTATGGTTCTGCGTACATTACCCATATGACCCGACATCTTCTTACCCTTGAATACACGACCGGGGGTCTGATTTTGTCCGATTGAACCCGGTGCACGATGCGAAACCGAGTTACCATGCGTTGCATCCTGCATGGCAAAGTTATAACGCTTAATAACACCCGCGAAACCCTTACCAATACTGGTACCGGCAACATCAACCTTCTGACCGTCAGTAAAGATAGCGACGCTAATCTCGCTACCCGCAGCAATCTCTTCACCTTCACCATCATCCAGACGGAATTCCCACAGGCCACGACCTGCCTCGACTTCTGCCTTGGCAAAATGGCCTGCCATTGCTTTGGTAACCCGTGATGCACGACGGCTTCCTGTGGTTACCTGTAATGCACGATAACCATCGTTATCCAGCGTTTTTACCTGAGTTACTCGATTCGGTGCCACTTCGATCACCGTCACGGGTATTGAAGCACCATCTTCTGTGAAGATACGCATCATTCCCGCCTTTCGCCCTATCAGTCCGATTGTCATTCTAAACACCCCTGCAGTCAATGAGTTGAAGCATATATCTGTAATAGATAAATAGGCTTAAACCCAACCACATCAATTCAATTTAATCTGTACATCCACGCCTGCTGCTAAATCCAGCTTCATCAGCGCATCTACTGTTTTATCTGTTGGATTAACGATATCCATCATACGTTTATGAGTACGAATCTCATATT
This is a stretch of genomic DNA from Gammaproteobacteria bacterium. It encodes these proteins:
- the rpmJ gene encoding 50S ribosomal protein L36, which codes for MKVRASVKKMCRNCKIVRRKGVVRVICKDGRHKQRQG
- the secY gene encoding preprotein translocase subunit SecY, with the translated sequence MAKQGNSIAGAVGDVGKLTELRQRLFFVLAAIFVFRAGTFVPVPGVDPMVLAQLFEQQKGTILDMFNMFSGGALERLSIFALGIMPYISASIIMQLMTVTVPALEQIKKQGEAGRRKITQYTRYGTVVLATMQASGIAIGLQSQQMGGNQLVINPGSTFVLTAIVTLVTGTMFLMWLGEQITERGLGNGISMIIFAGIVAGLPTAIGGTLELARTGELNAIAILFLFALAIAVTGFVVFVERGQRRITVNYAKRQQGRRVYAAQSTHLPLKLNMAGVIPPIFASSIILFPATLGGWFGEAQGMEWMKDIASALSPGQPLYVLMYALAIIFFCFFYTALVFNARETADNLKKSGAFIPGIRPGDQTARYIDSVMTRLTLAGAIYITSVCLMPEFLILYWNVPFYFGGTSLLIIVVVVMDFMAQVQAHLMSHQYEGLMKKSNLKA
- the rplO gene encoding 50S ribosomal protein L15 is translated as MRLNTLKPADGSKKDAKRRGRGIGSGLGKTGGRGHKGQKSRSGGFTKVGFEGGQMPLQRRLPKVGFSTMVGRKTDEIRLGELAKVDADVIDFPAIQSAGLVSGNIERVKIILSGSIDKAVTVKGIRVTKGARAAIEAAGGKVED
- the rpmD gene encoding 50S ribosomal protein L30; protein product: MAEAKKLKVTLTKSTIGRLRTHKACVIGLGLRRVRHSVEVIDTPENRGMINKVSYMVTCEEV
- the rpsE gene encoding 30S ribosomal protein S5; translated protein: MSAADAQAKGDGLLEKLVAVNRVAKVVKGGRQFGFTALTVVGDGNGKIGFGRGKAREVPIAIQKAMEDARKNMKNISLNGGTLHYAHKGRHGAAKIFMKPASEGTGIIAGGAMRAVFEVVGVHDVLAKCIGSNNPINVVRATMQGLESMYSPEDVAAKRGKSVKDILG
- the rplR gene encoding 50S ribosomal protein L18, which gives rise to MDKKAARMRRSRRARAKIRELGAHRLCIHRTPRHIYAQVIDPTGGKVLASASTVGTELKTSLKNTGNIEAATAVGKLIAEKAKAAGIEKVAFDRSGFRYHGRIQALADAARENGLEI
- the rplF gene encoding 50S ribosomal protein L6, producing the protein MSRVAKSPIQVPSGIDVSIDGQKVDVKGPKGNLHHEIHEAVEINRDGEVLTFKPNNDSRSAMALAGTTRSLINNMVIGVSQGYEKKLELVGVGYRAQVQGSKLSLSLGFSHPVDYVVRDGISVETPSQTEVIVRGVDKQKVGQVAAEIRAYRPPEPYKGKGVRYAGEHIVRKEAKKK
- the rpsH gene encoding 30S ribosomal protein S8; translated protein: MSMSDPIADMLTRIRNGQSAGKVDVSMPASTKKQSIAAVLKDEGYIIDYANQDLDGKPVMTVTLKYFEGKPVIATIDRVSRPGLRIYKGKDAIPQVQSGLGIAIVSTSRGVMTDRAARAAGQGGEILCTVS
- the rpsN gene encoding 30S ribosomal protein S14, with the translated sequence MAKVSMVQRELKRTKTVAKYADKRTALKAIIKNHESSYEEIMAAQGKLQKLPRDASPVRQRRRCQITGRPHGVYRKFGLCRNKLREAAMRGDVPGLVKASW
- the rplE gene encoding 50S ribosomal protein L5 translates to MARLQDYYRDTVVKQLQEQFAYKNVMQVPQITKITLNMGVGEAIGDKKIIEHAVSDMEKIAGQKPVVALARKSVAGFKVREGWPIGCKVTLRSKRMYEFLDRLVSIAIPRIRDFRGMSPKAFDGRGNYSMGVREQIIFPEIDYDKIDTLRGLNVTITTSAPTDEEAKALLSAFSFPFRS
- the rplX gene encoding 50S ribosomal protein L24; this encodes MRKMKTGDEVIVIAGKDKGKRGTITRIITDQGRVIVENVNIIKRHVKPNPAKGIAGGIMEQEAALQLSNVMLYNPQSDKGERVGIRTLEDGRKVRYFKSTGEVVDA
- the rplN gene encoding 50S ribosomal protein L14, producing MIQMQTMLQAADNSGARRMQCIKVLGGSHRRYAAIGDIIKVSVKEAIPRGKVKKGEVYNAVVVRTAKGVRRPDGSIIRFDSNAAVLLNAQLQPIGTRIFGPVTRELRSERFMKIISLAPEVL
- the rpsQ gene encoding 30S ribosomal protein S17, whose amino-acid sequence is MSEADKTIRTLTGRVVSDKMNKTITVLIERKVKHALYGKYMRRSTKLHVHDENNECQAGDLVTVEQCRPLSKLKSWTLVKVNERVQS
- the rpmC gene encoding 50S ribosomal protein L29; the encoded protein is MKASELRSKSGDELTSELEGLMREHFNLRMQKATGQLTQTHLLKDVRRNIAMVKTLVNEKTASGDKA
- the rplP gene encoding 50S ribosomal protein L16, whose amino-acid sequence is MLQPKRTKFRKQHKGRNRGLALAGSKVSFGEFGLKAIARGQLTARQIEAARRAITRHVKRTGKLWIRVFPDVPITKKPIEVRMGKGKGNVEYWVCKIQPGRVLYEIEGVSEEIARHAFKLASAKLPMKTTFVSRTVM
- the rpsC gene encoding 30S ribosomal protein S3 translates to MGQKVHPTGIRLGIVKDWTSKWYADSKDYADYLIRDLKVRDFVKQKLAHASVSRIQIERLANSAEIVVHTARPGIVIGKKGEDIEKLRMEVSTMMGVNTHIRVEEIRKPELEAQLVAESVAQQLERRIMFRRAMKRAVTNSMRLGAEGIRINVAGRLNGAEIARTEWYREGRVPLHTLRADIDYGFAEASTTYGIIGVKVWIFRGEVFEKADAATAAS
- the rplV gene encoding 50S ribosomal protein L22; this encodes MQVNAKMRHAHISAQKCRLVADQVRGLPVERALEILVFSPKKAAFLVKKVLESAIANAEHNEGADIDELKVSAICVDEGPTQKRWRARAKGRGNRILKRTSHILITVGD
- the rpsS gene encoding 30S ribosomal protein S19, whose product is MPRSIRKGPFVDTHLLKKVDEAVASNNKRPIKTWSRRSMVLPQMVGLTIAVHNGRQHVPVMVNENMVGHKLGEFAITRTFRGHSGDRKSK
- the rplB gene encoding 50S ribosomal protein L2; the encoded protein is MAIVKTKPTSPGRRFVVKVVTPDLHKGEPYAPLLSKKTKTGGRNNQGRITTRHRGGGHKQRYRVVDFKRDKDGIPGTVERIEYDPNRSSHLALVLYADGERRYIIAAKGVKAGDSIQSGADAEIKPGNAMPLINIPMGSLVHCVEMKLGKGAQIARSAGNSAQLVAREGDYATLRLRSGEMRKIRHECRATIGEVGNSEHSLRSLGKAGASRWRGVRPTVRGVAMNPVDHPHGGGEGRTSGGRHPVSPWGMPTKGHKTRKNKRTDSMIIRRRGRK
- the rplW gene encoding 50S ribosomal protein L23 is translated as MSSQERLLKVLLGPIVSEKSARLAEDNQFAFKVLLNATKPEICDAVESLFDVKVTGVQVARVKGKVKRSGQRFGRRSDWKKAYVTLAEGQDIDFMGAA
- the rplD gene encoding 50S ribosomal protein L4 gives rise to the protein MEIQVQGGSSVEVSDKNFDREYSEALVHQVVTAYLAGARSGTRAQKTRSDVRGGGAKPWRQKGTGRARSGTIRSPIWRGGGVTFAARPQDHSQKVNRKMYRGAMQAILSELLRTDRLIIVDDFIVSAPKTKELVSKLRDMDIEDVLIISENADENLFLAAQNLYHVGISDVDGINPVALIGFDKVLLTVEALRAFEEKLA
- the rplC gene encoding 50S ribosomal protein L3; translation: MTIGLIGRKAGMMRIFTEDGASIPVTVIEVAPNRVTQVKTLDNDGYRALQVTTGSRRASRVTKAMAGHFAKAEVEAGRGLWEFRLDDGEGEEIAAGSEISVAIFTDGQKVDVAGTSIGKGFAGVIKRYNFAMQDATHGNSVSHRAPGSIGQNQTPGRVFKGKKMSGHMGNVRRTIQNLEVVRVDTERNLILVKGSVPGSKGGDVIVKPAVKMSKEA